The Amycolatopsis nigrescens CSC17Ta-90 genomic interval GCCGGGGAGCTGCGCCGGCTGCGTGTCCTGCACGCGGCCGGCAACGCGGCAACCTTCGGGCAGGCGCTGAAAAGGGCCGAGCCGACCATTCCCGGGACGATGAACGGCGCCTTCGTCTCGGCCGGCGACCTCGGTGAGCCGGTGACCCGGATCCGCCCGCTGGCTTCGCACAGCGGCTGGTCGTTCAAGAGTGGCGCCGGCTTCGATGTGAACCCGGTGATGTGGAAGGTGTTGCGGGAACGCGGAATCGCGATGCGCGGCCCGGCCACGGACCGGCTCGGCCTCGATCCGGAGCCGGACCTGCTGCGCGAGTGGAACCTGGGCCAGTTGCGCGGGCATTGGCGAAGCTGGGCGGAGAAGCTGTTGTCCGGGAAACCGCCGCGCAAGCCGCTGGTCCCCGCACACCGGGTGGCCATCGCCCGCGTGCTCGGCCCGCCACGCCTGCACCACACGATCGTCACCGGCAAGGTGATCGCGAAGGAGCACGCCGTCGAGTACGCGCTGGACACCTTCGCGGCGCGCTGGCATCCCCTCCTTCGCACCGCCCTCGCCGACCGGACCGGCGAGCCAGCCCCCGGCACCCGGCCGGAGCCCGCCGCACTCCCCCGCCTTGCCGGTGAGTTCACCCTCGAACTGATCGCGGACGCGGACCGGCGGTGACGCCCGCGGCTACAGGGCGTCGTACAGGCTGAGCGGGGCCGGTGGCGGCAGGGGCTCGGCCGGATCCGCGTGGTCGGCGCGGAGGGAGTTGAGCAGATAGGCCAGTAGCCGCCGGGACGCGGCTCTGGCGACCTCGGCGGAGTCAGCGGTAATGCCGTTGTTGGCCATCAGCAGCAGGGGAAGGTCGTCCGGGGCGAAGTCGGCGCGAAGCCGGCCGGCGGCCTTGGCCCGGTCGGCCAGCTCGGTGAAACCGCGTAGTGCGCACTCGCGTTGCTGGTCGATGTCGACCGCGTCGGGGAACGCGGCGAGGAAGGCCGAGCTGAACCCGCGATCGGTGGCCTGCATGACGCACACCTTTTCGATGACGCCGCAGAACCCCCGCCACGGGTCCGGGTCGGCCAGTCCGTCGTGCACGACCGCCGCGCAGTTCGCGAACTGGTCGGCGAACACGTCGGTGATCAGCGACTCCTTCGTGGGAAAGCGGCGGTAGAGCGTGGCGACGCCGACCTGCGCATGCCGGGCGATCACGGCCATCGGCACGTCGAGTCCCCGTTCGGCGAACAGCTCCCTGGCCACCTCGATGATCCGGTCGCGGTTGTGCCGTGCGTCGGCCCGCAGCCCCATACGAGATACCTCGGTGCTCATTCTTCTCACTTTAGATTAAGTGGACGACCCACTCCACTTGTCCTGCTAGCGTGGCGACTACCAGCGAAGAAGGCACCAGGGAGATCTCATGCGGTACGGCGGAACGCTGACGAAGCGAATGGTCGGCGGGTTCAACGCCGGGGCGAACGCGCTGCGCTCGTCGCCACGGTTCGGCCGGCTGGTCGGTAAGTACCTCACGGTCGTCACCTACACCGGGCGGCGCTCGGGACGCACCTTCAGCACACCCGTCGCCTACAAGCGGGCGGGCGACACCGTCAAGATCGGCGTCGCTCTGCCCGACGCCAAGAACTGGTGGCGCAACTTCACCGGCGACGGCGGCCCGATCTCGCTGGAGCTGGAGGGAACCGAGCGCACGGGCCTGGCCGTCGCGCACCGCGACGACAAGGACCGCGTCACGCTCACCGTGCGGCTGAACGGCTGACGCCGGCCGGGGAAACTACGGCAAGATCGCCGGCTCGCCGGTCATTCCTTCCGTCGCCGCGGCACGGACCAGCGGCTTCATCAACTCGGCGAGGTCCGGTTGGTGGAACTGCGGTTTCCCGTGCAGTGGCGCGACATGGCGGACCGGAAGCCGGAACCGCTGCCAGTTCTGCCGCAGGGCCTCGTCATCGACGCTGGTGTCCCATGGGGTGCGCACCAGCCGCCGCAGACCGTCTCCGGCCTGGTCCTGGGTCGGGCCCATCGCCGAGTCGCCGGCGAGCAGCAGCCCGTCGCGTTCGCGGTAGAACAGCACGCTGCCCTCGGTCTGGCCGGGAAAGTGCAGCACCTCGAGCCCGAAGGGGGCCAGCGGCGAGCCGGCCTCGACGTCGGTGAAGGCCAGCCCGGTCCGCTTGGCCAGCGGATGTGCGATGTCGAGGCGGTGCATCAGCACCGGAATGCCGAACTCGCCGCTGAACCGCCGGATGAAATCGGCGTCCCCGTTCACCGGCAGGTGATGGTGGGTGAAGGCGAGCGCCGCCGGCCGGAAACCGGCATCGGCCAGCTCGCCCAACGGGCCGGACAGGTACTCCACCGACGCGTCGACGATCAGCGCTCGGTCGCCCGCGAGCACCGCGTAGGTGTTCGTCGGCAGACCATGCGGCGCACCACCGGGATCGGCGTGTTCCAGCAGGACCAGATCATCCAGCGGCCAGGTCACCCGCACCGGAAACCGACTGTTCATGGCGAAACCCCTTCCCTCGTGAGACGCCACGACCATATCACTGCCTAGGCAGCTACTGCTAGGACAACTACTGTCCAGGCAGCTAATCTGCCGGTCATGTCCCTACAGTTCTCCGAGTCCGACAGTCCCGGCTTCCTGACCAACCTGACCGCGATGGCCATCAACACCGGCAACGACAAGGCACTGGCCCCCTACGGCGTCACCGGTGCACAGTGGACAGTCCTGTGGCTGCTCTCCGAGCGGAAGGCGGACACCCCCAAGACCATCGCCGCCTACCTCAACATCGACACCGGGGCCACCTCCCGCCTGCTGGCCCGACTGCAGCACAAAGGGCTCATCGAGACCGTGCCGAACCCGGACGACCGACGCAGCGTCATCGTGCACCGCACCGCCCGCGCCGCGAAGCTCTACCCGAAACTCCGCGAAGCGATCGCTGCCTCCGTCGAACACGCCTTCACCGGCATCAGCCGCACCGAGCTGACCGCGTTCAAGCGCATCTTGCTCCACGTGCTGGAAAACCAGACCGCACCGCGGCGATAGAATCAGCTCATGCCCCTCAACGTCGAACAAATGGACCGGCTGTTCGGCTCGGTCGGCATCCTGGTCGACGGGGTGCGGGAGGACCAGTGGCAGGCGCCGACCCCGTGCACCGACTGGACCGTGCGCGACCTCGTCAACCACCTGGTCGAGGTGAACTTGATCTTCGCCGCGCTGCTGCGCGACCAGGCACTGCCCGAACCCGGTAGCGAGCTGCTCGGCGCGGACCCGGCCGGCGCCTACCGCCGCTCGGCCGCGGAACTGCTGGCCGCGTTCGACCAGCCGGGCGTGCTGGACCGGACCTTCACCAGCGCGCTGGGCACCACCACCGGCGCGGTACGGCTCTCGATCCGCATCGCGGACCTGCTCGCGCACGGCTGGGATCTCGGCCGCGCCACCGGCCAGCCCGTCGGCCACCTGCCCGACGAGCTGATCGAGCAGGCCCTGCTCTTCATCCGGGAACAGCTCACCAAGATGCCGCGCACCGGGCGGTTCGAACCGGCTCAGCCGATCGCCGAAGACGCCCCGGCTCTCGACCGGCTGGCCGCTTTTCTCGGCAGACCCCCGTCCTGGTCAGCGACCTGAGCAAACGCCGTCATCGTTTGACCCTGGCGCGGACGGCGAGGGCGGCGAGGGCGAGCAGCACGGGGCCGAGGAACCGCCCGGTCATCACGATCCAGGTGCCGGCGGGGGTCAGCTGCTGGCCCGCGTCGCGGAAGGCCACCGAGCCCAGCGCGATCTGGAGCGCTTTCTCCGTCCTGTTCCAGGTCCAGCGTTGCGCGGGCGGGGGCAGCGTGGGCGGGCCGGCGACCTGCAGGGTGCCGGTGACCGGTTGCGCCACGCTGTTCGCGGGCAGTCCGCAGCCCAGCAGCAGGACGGTGATGACCGCGACGAGCACGGCGAGGCCAGCGAGCGCACGGCCGGCCCGCTGGCCGTAGCCGGAGAGCAGCCAGTAGGCGGTCAGCACGATCCGGTCCCGCAGCGATCCGCTGTGCCGGCGGGCTTCCATCTCGCCGTAGTAGAAGTCGCCAGCGCCGGCCTCGTCCTTGCCGTCCTCCAGCGTTTTGCGCAGTGAGCGGTAGAGCACCGCCAGCCGCTCCGGCCCGACCCCGGCCGGGTCCTGGTCGAACGGATACGACTGCCAGCCGGCGTCGATGCCGCCCAGCTCTCCGCGGCGCCAGGCGTGTTCCTCGGCGAGGACCTGGCGGCGGGTCCACCGCCGCACCGGCGGCCAGGTACGCGCGCGGTGCCACCCGCGAGGTGGCCGGTGGAACGGGCAGCGGCACTCGATCCGCAGCTTGTCCAGGTGGTGCGCGCCCGCGAACCGGCACCACCGCAGGTCCACATCGGTCAGCACCAGCTCGGAGACATCGGTGCCCTGCAAGGAGATCAGCCCGGGCACCCACTCCTCGCCCAGCCTCAGCTCGCCCCGGTCGCGATACTGCGCGGCACGGCGATCCCAGGCCTCCGCGCGCTCCAAGGAAGCCTGCACGGTCGCGAAGGTGACCGGCAGGAAGAGCTGCGACCGGCCTTCCAGTGACGACGGCCCGCCCAGTGCCACCTGCTTGAGGCTCACGGTCGCGTATTTCACCTGCAGCGTCGCCCCGCTCTCGAACCGGGCGCGGTCACAGGACACCCGGCCCGCCTCGACTTCCACCACCACCGGCCGGGCGAACACCACCTCGTCCAGTTCCAGCGCCGCCGCTGTGAAGGGCCCCAGTTTCGTGGCGGCCGTGAACTGAGCGCGGCCGAAGCCGGCGTCTCTGCTGAATCGCGCGCCGTTGAGCTGGGTATCTCCGCCGAATCGCGCGCCGTCGAACAAGGAATCACGGCTGAACCGCGCGCCGTCGAAATCCGCCACCTCGTCGAACTGTGCGCTGACGAACGAGGCGTTCCCACTGAAAACCGCACCGTCGAACCTGGCATCCCCGCCGAACTGCGCGCGGTCGAACCTGGCACGTCCGTCGAACCGCGCATCACCGAACTCGGCGTACCCGTCGAACCGCGCATCACCGAACCAGGCACGCCCGGCGAACCGCGCACTGCCGAACCAGGCACGCCCGCCGAATCGCGCGTCACCGAACTCGGCGTCCTTGTCGAACCGCACGCCGTCGAACCAGGCATGCCCGTCGAACCGCGCGCCGTCGAACCCGGCGTCTCCGGTGAACCACGCGTGCGTGCAGAGCAGGGTCCCGAATCGGGGACCGTCACCGTCCTCGCCACTGACGGCGTAGAGCAACTTGGTGAGGAGGTTGGTGTCGAACGTGGTGCCACGCGCGTCCAGATCTGCGCCGGGACGCAACCGCCCCAGCACCGCACCGAGGTCATCGTGGGCGAGGTGGGCCAGGCAGCGGTCGAAACCGATGGCTTGAACTCCGGCACAAGGGGGCACGAGGTCTTCCCGACAGGTCGGCCAGTCCGGTTCGAGCCCGTCGACGGCGGGCGGCGTTGACATCGCCCCGTTCTAGCACCCCGTGGCGAAAACCGGTGGTCCCACGTTCGTGGTCTCTGCTTGGCTTGGCCGATGGACTGGGTGCGGGAGTTCTACTCCAGGACCGGCGACTGGTGGGCCGAGGCCGACGCCCGGGTCACCGACCGGGACCACCACCGCGTGCGGCTGCTGCACGACCACGGCGGCGAGGTGGGACGGGTGCTGGAGCTGGGATCCGGCTACGGGGCGACGGCCGTGGCCACCGCGCGGGCGGGGCACGCGGTGACCGCGGTCGACATCAGCGACCGCGCGGACTTCACCGAGGGGCTGGCCGAGGATGTCGGCCCCGGGTCGCTGACCGTCCACAAAGCAGACTTCTACCGGGTGCGGATGGCGGAACGGTTCGACTTCGTCTGCTACTGGAACGGGTTCGGCGTCGGTTCCGATGCCGACCAGCGGCGGCTGCTGATGCGGATCGCGTCCGAATGGCTGCGGCCGGGCGGGGCCGCGCTGATCGACGTCTTCAACCCGTTCGTCTGGGCCCGGTGGGACGGCGACGAGGAGCACCTGACCCCGGATCCCGCCGCCGGCTACCACCACGAACTCGGCGAGCGGACCCAGTTCGACCCGGTCACCTGCACGGCCACCGACACCTGGTGGGAGACCGCGAGTCCCGAGCGCCGGATCAGCCAGGTCCTGCGCTGCTACACCCCGGCCGACCTGGCCCTGCTGCTCACCGGCACCGGCCTGGTGCTGACGAAAATCGTGGTGGGAGAACAGGTTCTGCCGCCCGAACCGCGGCCGGGCCTCGGCGAGCTGCTGCGGGAACAGCACGAGTACCTCGCGGTCCTCCGGCACGAACCCGACGCTCAGGCAGCGCCGCACGCCGGATGATCGGCCACTGGCGTCCCGCCCGCGCACCGGCCAGGATGGCCGGATGATCGAGACAGCCGAGCACGACGGGATCGCCGTGCTGACCCTGCACCACGGGCCGGTGAACGCGCTGGACCTGGAGCTGCTCACCGCCGTGCCGGAGGCGCTGGCCGCCGTCGCCGAAGCCCGCGCGGTCGTGCTGACCGGCAGCGGGCGATCTTTCTCCGCGGGGGTGGACCTGAAGCGGATCGCGGACGGCGGCCCGCGATATGTCGAGAAGTTCCTGCCGGCCCTGCACCTGGCGACGCTCACCCTGTTCGAGCATCCGAGGCCGGTGGTCGCCGCGGTGAACGGGCACGCGCTGGC includes:
- a CDS encoding TetR/AcrR family transcriptional regulator, translating into MSTEVSRMGLRADARHNRDRIIEVARELFAERGLDVPMAVIARHAQVGVATLYRRFPTKESLITDVFADQFANCAAVVHDGLADPDPWRGFCGVIEKVCVMQATDRGFSSAFLAAFPDAVDIDQQRECALRGFTELADRAKAAGRLRADFAPDDLPLLLMANNGITADSAEVARAASRRLLAYLLNSLRADHADPAEPLPPPAPLSLYDAL
- a CDS encoding nitroreductase/quinone reductase family protein; the protein is MRYGGTLTKRMVGGFNAGANALRSSPRFGRLVGKYLTVVTYTGRRSGRTFSTPVAYKRAGDTVKIGVALPDAKNWWRNFTGDGGPISLELEGTERTGLAVAHRDDKDRVTLTVRLNG
- a CDS encoding MBL fold metallo-hydrolase, translated to MNSRFPVRVTWPLDDLVLLEHADPGGAPHGLPTNTYAVLAGDRALIVDASVEYLSGPLGELADAGFRPAALAFTHHHLPVNGDADFIRRFSGEFGIPVLMHRLDIAHPLAKRTGLAFTDVEAGSPLAPFGLEVLHFPGQTEGSVLFYRERDGLLLAGDSAMGPTQDQAGDGLRRLVRTPWDTSVDDEALRQNWQRFRLPVRHVAPLHGKPQFHQPDLAELMKPLVRAAATEGMTGEPAILP
- a CDS encoding MarR family winged helix-turn-helix transcriptional regulator, producing MSLQFSESDSPGFLTNLTAMAINTGNDKALAPYGVTGAQWTVLWLLSERKADTPKTIAAYLNIDTGATSRLLARLQHKGLIETVPNPDDRRSVIVHRTARAAKLYPKLREAIAASVEHAFTGISRTELTAFKRILLHVLENQTAPRR
- a CDS encoding TIGR03086 family metal-binding protein — translated: MPLNVEQMDRLFGSVGILVDGVREDQWQAPTPCTDWTVRDLVNHLVEVNLIFAALLRDQALPEPGSELLGADPAGAYRRSAAELLAAFDQPGVLDRTFTSALGTTTGAVRLSIRIADLLAHGWDLGRATGQPVGHLPDELIEQALLFIREQLTKMPRTGRFEPAQPIAEDAPALDRLAAFLGRPPSWSAT
- a CDS encoding pentapeptide repeat-containing protein; the protein is MSTPPAVDGLEPDWPTCREDLVPPCAGVQAIGFDRCLAHLAHDDLGAVLGRLRPGADLDARGTTFDTNLLTKLLYAVSGEDGDGPRFGTLLCTHAWFTGDAGFDGARFDGHAWFDGVRFDKDAEFGDARFGGRAWFGSARFAGRAWFGDARFDGYAEFGDARFDGRARFDRAQFGGDARFDGAVFSGNASFVSAQFDEVADFDGARFSRDSLFDGARFGGDTQLNGARFSRDAGFGRAQFTAATKLGPFTAAALELDEVVFARPVVVEVEAGRVSCDRARFESGATLQVKYATVSLKQVALGGPSSLEGRSQLFLPVTFATVQASLERAEAWDRRAAQYRDRGELRLGEEWVPGLISLQGTDVSELVLTDVDLRWCRFAGAHHLDKLRIECRCPFHRPPRGWHRARTWPPVRRWTRRQVLAEEHAWRRGELGGIDAGWQSYPFDQDPAGVGPERLAVLYRSLRKTLEDGKDEAGAGDFYYGEMEARRHSGSLRDRIVLTAYWLLSGYGQRAGRALAGLAVLVAVITVLLLGCGLPANSVAQPVTGTLQVAGPPTLPPPAQRWTWNRTEKALQIALGSVAFRDAGQQLTPAGTWIVMTGRFLGPVLLALAALAVRARVKR
- a CDS encoding class I SAM-dependent methyltransferase, with translation MDWVREFYSRTGDWWAEADARVTDRDHHRVRLLHDHGGEVGRVLELGSGYGATAVATARAGHAVTAVDISDRADFTEGLAEDVGPGSLTVHKADFYRVRMAERFDFVCYWNGFGVGSDADQRRLLMRIASEWLRPGGAALIDVFNPFVWARWDGDEEHLTPDPAAGYHHELGERTQFDPVTCTATDTWWETASPERRISQVLRCYTPADLALLLTGTGLVLTKIVVGEQVLPPEPRPGLGELLREQHEYLAVLRHEPDAQAAPHAG